CCAGATGATAGTCTAACAAATAATCCGACACTAAATTTGTTAATTCACCAGGTAAAGTTCCAATAACTAATTTCCCTGCTTTTACCTCCTTAAGCTCAATAATTTGGTTTGTTGTATTGTCAATGGCTCGAAATATATGGGTACATTGCTCATACAAAATTTTACCAGCATCTGTAATAGCTATTTTTTTCCCTAGACGATCGAAAAGTGGGATGCCAAGTTCATTTTCTAATACTTTAATTTGATGGCTTAACGTAGGCTGAGAAATATTCAATTTTTCGGCAGCCTTTGTAAAATGAAGCTCCCTACACAGTATTAAAAAATACTCAAGCTGTCGTATTTCCATATACGTACCTTCTTTTATCTTTATTCAGCAGAATACTTCCACCTCTAAAGGTGGTGAGATGAATGTGGTTTTTTCCTATTCAGTGGCGTGCAAACGTCCTCTGAAATAGCAGAACTCAGTCTAAGAGCGCCACGTCCTGTGGCAACGACTGAGTGACCAACATCATGCTGGCCCAAAGCCCCTGGTGGATGTCACGGATTTTGAAGAGGAGCTTTTCGAGCTAGCTCAAAAAAATCCGGACGCAATTACGCTGGGACGTAATTGATTAAATAAATTTCTTCTATTATAGCACTATTCATTTAGAGAAATGTATTAAAGTATGGAGGAACTTACGTTATCTAATCATTAGGATCATTTGGTAATGTACTAGCGTAACTAAAAATGTGTTCGAAAGCTTTCTTAGTAACTGGCATAAAATAATTTAGTAATAGTCCTCCAAAACAAACGGTTAATAAAGTTCCAATGCCGATTGGTCCATGTAAAATCATTGCCATTATTAAGAATACAAGGTAAATAAATGTCCTTGCCAAAAATATATTGGTTCTAGTTAATTTTTGGATGATGAATGTTAATCGGTCTACGGGGATTGGAGCAAAATTTGTTTGCAAATAAGTTGCCGTTCCCAAACTGATAACTACTAAGCCGATACTAAAATAGACAATTTTGCTGTACCATAACTCGGGTGTTACAAAATTGTGCAATAAGAGCAGCCACATATCAATTCCTATACCCGTGATCAATGCTGTTAGCAACCCCAAAACTTCTGGCCTTTGTTTTTGTAAAAGTGAATTACAACCTACTATTATTAAAGCGATTATTACCTCCCAGCTACCCACCGTAAGTCCTACACTTTTGGACAGCCCTACTAATAGGGCATCAAAAGGTGAGGTCCCTAAATCTGATTGTATTGTCAAAGAAATACCCAAGGTTAATAGTAATATTCCTACTACATAAAAGATATATTTCATTGCTCTTTACCTCTTTATCCTTACTCTTTTTGTTGTAAATACAACAAAAATCGGTTATATTAAATATATCCCTTTTTTATTGTATTTACAACAAAAAATGTGAGGAGATAGTGATGAAAGAAATCCTACGAGAGATTGGAATGATTGCTAGGGCATTAGATTCTATAAGTAATATAGAATTTAAAGAATTAGACCTTACAAAAGGACAATATTTGTACCTTGTTCGAATATGTGAAAACCCGGGAATCATTCAAGAAAAGTTAGCTGAGATGATTAAAGTAGATCGAACAACCGCAGCCCGTGCAATAAAACAGCTGGAGGTTCATGGTTTTGTTGAAAAAAAAGATGATGAACACAACAAAAAAATAAAAAAACTCTTTCCAACAGATAAGGGAAAACAGGTATTTCCATTTATAAAAAGGGAAAATGATCATTCAAATCGTGTCGCATTAGCGGGACTTTCAGAAAGTGAAGGAGAAGTCCTTTTTCAACTTCTCCAAAAAGTTAGAAAAAATATAGAAATTGATTGGGAATTTGTAAAAAAGGGGAACAAGAGAAATTATTAATTTTATCTTCATTCAGCAAATGTTCTTTGTAGCGGAAACATAGTGGTAAAAACACACCTACTGAATTGAATAAAGATAAAGCCTATACCGCGGATATCACGGATTTTCAAAGGAATGAATTGTGTGCACAATTCAAAATCTGGACGCATTGTTTATCTGTAGCGAAAGCAAAGCGGCAGCTACAATTACGCCAAGGTAAAATTGAACTATAGGGGTTGATCGTAAATGACTATAAAAATAAATAAGTGCAATCAACAAAATCTACAATTACTTCAAGAAATAAGTATTGAAACGTTCAATGATACATTTAAAGATCAGAATTCAGCCGCAAATATGAAGGCTTATTTGGAAAGAGCCTTTAGCCTTAAACAATTGGAAAAAGAATTGTCTTCGATTTCTTCGAATTTCTTTTTCATCTATTATAATGAAGAGCCTGCTGGATATTTAAAGATAAATATAAATGATGCCCAATCCGAAAAAATGGGTGATGAGTCACTTGAAATTGAAAGGATTTATATTAGAAATAAATTTCAAGGTAAAGGGCTTGGAAAATATCTAATCAATAAAGCGATAGAACTGGCTATTGAACAAAACAAAAAGATGATTTGGCTAGGAGTTTGGGAAAGGAATGATAATGCCATTGGTTTTTATAAAAAGTTGGGTTTTGTCCAAACTGGCGCACATTCTTTTTATATGGGGGATGAGGAGCAGATTGATATTATCATGTCCAAAACACTGAAATAGCTTTAATACGTAAATTTTAATAAAATGGTTTGTTGTCCCGTTGCTTAATAGCTGGCGACAATTCAGAACTTCAAATAGAAGCATGCTTTCATTTAGGCATGCTTTTCTTTATTGTTTCATTAAGTGCAAGCTTATCAAACAATGAAGTCAAATAGGAGGTTTAGGTAATTAATAAATTTCGTAATGCTAGGGAGGCCATTTAATAAAAAGATGGTGTTTCCTCACTTATAACCTTCAACAATTATTTTTCTTAAATGGTGAAAATAATAATGAATTTTTAGAGATGTTAAATGCCTTTTTTAAGCTTATTATTTGATTGCTGTTTTTTTGAACTATTTTAAGTATTTGCAAAATAATAGGATTTTGTATGTTGACGACAATATAAATATGTAGTAATGTATATAATATAACAATTCAATACATATTATGGTAATTAATATATTTATTTGTAAAATAAGAATAATTTATGGTAATCCCACGATTTGTACGAAATAGAAATGAAGTTAATTTGAAGTAATTGGAGAATCAATCATCCTGTAAAATCGAATAATTGTTTTTTAGAAAATAGTGCAGAAAAATTCAGTTATAGGAAGCATTGAATAGAAATTTTTAGTAACTATTTCGAATAAAAATTTAGTTGAAGGACTTGTCTAGGTAAAAGAGCTTAAATAAAAGAAAAATTTTTGGAAGCTATATATTGGTCTAGTAGCTTATTAATAGGAAATAAAACGGAGGGTTCTCTCACCCTAACTGTTCCTAGTGAAGAGTAAGTAAATTTCATTATTGGTACACCTTTCACAAAAAGTTAAGTATTAATGGACAATCTGATTTTTAAAATTTGTGCTATTCATTTGTATCAATTAAATATTAATCATTGTATTAATATAAAAATAATAAAAAAGGAGAATCGTATTATGAAAAAATTAGCTTCATTTTTCTCAATTTTCGCATTGTTTTTAGTGTTGATTATGCCACAAAGTGCAGCCGCAGCTACTACTTATAACGCTGGCGCAAGTTCACCATCTACTATTTATGCTTATAGCCTCAATCAATGGTCTGAAGATGGTTTTTGGGATTTAAGAAATATAAACTCTATACCTGATACAGCCGTTGTGACAGCAGCTAAATTAAATTGGAGTATTTGCACAAGCTGTGGGATGAATTATAATACGACTTCTGTAGGTCTGTTTGTTCAAAATGGTTCTGGTGATTGGATGGACTCAGGTTTTTACAACTATAACTTTGGTGGTCAACCTGTAAAACAAATATGGTTTACTAGCTTTAAATCAACGAAATTTAATAGTTTTGGATATATTCAACCTAATTTAACTATATTATGGGAAGATTCTGCAAGTGCGAAATCTGGTTCATTTATGTTAAATGAATCACCTAATGGAATTCTTGCTGATAAAGATAACCTTGTTGAAAAACAAGAAGTAACGTTGGTTAATTTAGAGGAGGAATAACCGATGACAGTTATTGTGAATTCAATAGGGAATCTAGGATGGGTTGCTAATTTTCAAACCAATCAAAGCTTTCATCCTTTCCAAATAGATGAAGGTGAAATAGATCCTAAAAAAGCTGAGATTGAAAACTCACGTAAAGAATATGCAGAATTCCTACAATCTAGCAATGCTATTTATCAAGGGGCAATTCCAACTCAACTTGTCGACAAAGAAACAAATGCTATTAATATTGTAACGGGTGTTTACTATAATTTAGGAATAATAAATGCCAAACCTTTGAATGTTACGCCTTTAGCAAGTGGAGGGGTCAACTCGAATTTCAGCCCAAAAATATGGAAAATACCAGGTTCTTCTATTGTAACACCAGAGCAAGAAGCAGCGCTTAAAATGCGACAATCCTACTCACTACCTGAACGACAAGAAGCCAATGAACTTGTGGCTGTCTTTATGAGCCTCTCTCGGTTAGCGGAAGGAAAAAAATCTGTGGCTAGTATGAATGATGATGCTATGTTTATGCAACATTTCCCAAAATTTGCAAAAGGGATAGGGCTTGATTTAAGTAAACCGTTTACCATCAATGGTAAATCGTTTACTTATTCACATGGAACATTGCAAACGACAGCTACAGAAGAATTAATGGAGGAGTAATTTATGGAAATAAAATCCTTTATGCTCAAAAACCTGGGAACAATTTCTAGTTTTCAAGTAAACCAAAATCAAAAGCCTTCAAAAATAACAGAAGTCGATGAAACTGATTTTAAACAAGAAAAAATCAAAGCATCGCGTGAAAAATATGCAGAATTTGTACAATCTTGTAATGCCATTTATCAAGAAGCGACGCCTATGCAGCTTGTTGATAAACAAACAAATGCCATCAATATTACTAACGGTGTGTACTATCATTTAGGCTCAGTTAATGGAAAACCTCTTAATGGCACGGCTTTGACTGGTGGTGGCTTTAATTCTAATTTTAGTCCTATGTTTAAAGAGTCAGCGCCTGGGACAAGGCTAACACCTGAACAGGCAGCCTCACTTAAAAGGCATCGGTCTTATTCACAAGCTGAGCATCAAGGGGCAAATGAATTTGTGGCTGTCTTTATGAGCCTCTCTCGGTTAGCGGAAGGAAAAAAATCTGTCGATAGTATGAATGATGATGCTATGTTTGCGCAACATTTCCCAAAATTCGCAAAAGGGATAGGGCTTGATTTAAGTCAACCGTTTACCATCAATGGTAAATCGTTTACTTATTCACAAGGAACATTGCAAATGACAGCTACAGAAGATTAACCGATAAATCTGTTTTTACATGGTTATCAGGTGGTTTCAGGTTTTTACAATTCTAATTTTGCGGTATTATGGGAAGATTCTGCAAGCGCAACATCTGATACTCTAATGTTAAGTGATTCTGCTAATGCTGGTCTAATTGTGAAAGATAATGTTGCTGAAAACGAAGAAATTATATATGAACTAATGGAGGAGTAATTGATGAAAGTTACTTTTAATCCAATTAATAATTTAGGAACAGTTTCTACATTTCAAACAAAGCAAACAAACTTTTAAGATTGCAGTTGGTGAAACTGATTCTAAACAAGAAAAAATCAAAGCATCGCGTGAAAAATATGCAGAATTTATACAATCTTGTAATGCTATTTATCAAGAAGTGACGCCTAAGCAACTTGTTGATAAACAAACAAATTCCATCAATATTACTAACGGTGTGTACTATCATTTAGGTTCAGTAAATGGCAACCCTCTTAATGGCACAGCTTTAACTGGTGGTGGCTTTAATTCTAATTTTAGTCCAATGATACAATGGACAGGAGTTGGTACAAAGGTTACACCTGAACAAGAAGCAGCTTTTAGAATACATCAGTCCTATTCACAAGTTGAACGTCAAGGAGCCAATGAACTTGTGGCTGTCTTTATGAGCCTCTCACGGTTAGCCGAAGGAAAAAAATCTGTGGCTAGTATGAATGATGATGCTATGTTTATGCAACATTTCCCAAAATTCGCAAAAGGGATAGGGCTTGATTTAAGTCAACCGTTTACCATCAATGGTAAATCGTTTACTTATTCACAAGGAACATTGCAAACGATAGATACAGAAGATTAACAAAAATTATCGGTAGGTATTCCATTGAAATTAGTGGTAGATGTGTATTATATGGAAATACGGCAATAGGTTTCAGCTTTACGCTAGGATAATAATAGTTTACAAGAGCTTTGCTACGTTCGTGTAGCAGGGCTTTTTTCTTTTCACACGTAGAACAGTTACAGCTAATGCCGCTTATATTTATTGCATTCTATGAAAAGAATCTATAAGATGGTAATGATAATCATTTTCAATTAAAAAGGAGAGTTAATGATGACTAAAAGACATCTTGTAATTGGCATGCACCTAGCTGTACATGGTGAGCAAGGTAAGACAGGTACTTTAATTGATGAACATATAGCATTTGCCAAGCGAGCAGAGGCGGCAAAATTAGATTTTATTTTTAAGGCTGATTACTTAATAGCCCATCCAGAGTTAATTGCCAAAATGAAAGGGACTGTAGGGTTAGATCCTAGCTTTTTATTGGCAATGGTGGCAAGAGAAACGAAACAAATTGGTTTAGTAACAACCATATCAACATCTTTCATACCACCTTATTTGATTGCACGTCAATTACAATCCTTGAATTGGATAAGTGAGGGGCGTGTAGGGTGGAATCTTGTCACATCCATTGATGGGGCGTATAATTTCAGCAATGATTTGATGCCTTCCTCAGAGGAGCGATATGCAAAGGCAGCGGAATGTAAGGAAGTTGTAGAACAGCTGTGGCACAGTAATCCTTATGAAGCATTAGAAGCTGATGGTGATTTTGAGAAAATTAAGGAGCTTGTAAAGCCAATCGATTATGAGGGAGCGTTTTTCCAGATTAAAGGACCATTAAATATACCGATGCATCCAGCAGGAGATATTCCGTTATTCCAAGCTGGTGCATCTGAGTCAGGACGTCAATTTGCTGCATCAGTATCAAATGCAATATTTGCTGCTACGCCAGTAATGGAAGTGGGTATTGAACTGCGTAAAGATTTACGCAAGCGTGCTGTTGAGGTAGGACGTTCAGCAGATGACATTCGATTATTGCCAGGGCTCTATTTCTTTATTGGTGATACATATGAAGAGGCACTAGAAATGCACCGTCAAGCGCACGCTTATTTAACACTTGACCGTCGTCATAGTGCTTTAGAATCTGTTATTGGTATAAATATTCGTCATTTAACGTTACAGGATTATGTAACAGCAGAGATGCTACCGCCAGAGGATCAAAAGGTACGTAGTAAAACACATGCTCAGCTTGTACGCCGTTATATTATTGAAAATAAACCGACAGTAGCCGAATTATTAGCACGTCCAGAGGTAATTGGTTCAGCACATCTTGTAGCAATTGGTACACCGCAGGATATTGTAGAGCAAATTGTCACATTTTATGAGAAAGGAGCATTAGATGGTTTTATTGCTGTGCCAGGTGGTCCTGCAAAATCTTTAGATTTATTCTTTAGCGATGTTATACCAGCGCTGGTGAAGCAGGGGTTATTCCGAGCTGAGTATGAAGGAAATACTTTGCGCTCTCACTTAGGTTTAGATACTAGCTCCTAACAATCACCTTACAAGTCGATAAACATCAGGCCAGGCTGAACAACTTTACAATCCATAACTCAGGTTTCTTCAGAGCCGATTATAGGGCAGAATTAAATGACCTTAGCTTTTTATTGAAACAATTAATTACAGTTTAAGTTTTATAATTGCCATTATCAGCTTATTTCAAAAAAACGCTAGTTGAGCGATTAGGTGAAGCAGAAGAAGTTAACATATAGCTGTTCCCTCAAGTGTTGTCATGGATGGAACAGTTTTTTTAATGCTGGAGTGCTGAAAAATTCTAATATGTGCCATTTTTTCTAGTGCTAAAACGGGGATAGTGTGAAAGAGATTGTGATGTAATTTTATAAGTATTCACTATCAAATTAGAAATCCCGAATTTCATCTTCAAAGTGAATTCGGGATTTCTTGTTTGCTTAACCTTCTAAATCGCACCAAATAATTTTAAGACATTAATGGTAATAATCCTTACAATGTCGAAATCAGAATCACCAAAAGTTGTTCCTCCATAACTGATATCAGTCTATGTCAAAGTACGCTATATTTTTAACTGTTTGGCTAAATCGTAAATGGACGATTTGACAAATGAATCTATTTTGCTATCTAAGCGAGATTTAGGATGAATTAGTTGAATTTTCCGATTTAGTGTATCATCTTCTAAATCTCTCTTCATTAATAGACCTGATCTTAATTCATCCTCAATGAGTGCAACTGACAGAAACGCAATTGTTTTTCCGAAAGTAAGCATTTTCTTTATGGTGCTAACAGAATCCAACTCGATTGTATGAATGGATGGGTGGATTGGGTCCATCCATTTTTCGATAAAATGATTCGTTGAACTAGAGGAAGTGTGCAACAATATTTTATTTTTGAGGACATCCGATTTGGTGATGTCCTTTTTTGCTGCAAGTTCGTGACAAGGGCTTAATGCTAAAACAAGTGAATCTTCTCCAATTGTTTCATAAACAAGTGCCGCGTTTTCCTGCTTTGTTTCCATTATCAAACCAAAGTCTAACTCTTGAAGAGCTACCATTTTTTCAATGTCTGGGGCTGTTTTTACTTCAAGTGATATTCGAATTTCTGGATAAGCTGTCGAAATCTGATGAATAAGTTCTGGCATAAAAATATGGGCAGGTAGTCCGCTAGCACCAAGACGAATGGAGCCGATATGACCTGCCAAAAGATTATCGACAAAGCGATTCATATCCTTCTGAAGCTGAACAATTTGGCGGGCATAATGATAGAGTCCTTCGCCAGCTTCTGTTAAACGATATCCCCCTGCATTTGTGCGAAATAAATGAATCCCGTATTCCTCCTCAATCGAGCGGATATGAAAGGAAACTGTTGGCGCAGTAATGCCAAGCACTTGGGCAACGGGGGCTAATTTTTTTAATTCTACGAGTAGGCAAAATGCCTGTAATTTTAGATTATTCATTTTATCCTCCTAAAGTAAATTAGAAAAAATCTTGCATTTGCTTAAGTTTATTAGAATTTTTTTAACGAGTTATTAATAGAACATTAATATTTTCTAAATATCTAGGATTTATAGTTGTATTAGCGAGGAGGATATGATGAAAATCTCACTAACAAATATCGAGAAGAAATTTGGACATGCTCAGGTGCTATGGCCAATTAATCTGGAATTAGAAAGTAAATTTATTACGATTCTAGGACAATCAGGCTGCGGGAAGACTACATTATTAAAAATATTAGCCGGACTTGAACAACCAACAGGTGGAGAAATTCGATTTGATGAAACGATGATTTATTCATCTAATCTTCATCAAAATATCAAACCAAATAAACGTAATATTGCAATGGTTTTTCAAGATTTTGCGCTCTGGCCCCATATGACAATTTTTCAAAATATTGCGTTTGGCTTGAAGGGAATTGTTCCAAAGGAAGGTATTCCTCAACGAGTGCAGTATGTGATGAACTTAGTGAAAATGAAGGGGTATGAGAAACGTAAACCTGGGGAGCTTTCAGGAGGGCAGCAGCAACGGGTAGCACTTGCGAGAGCGCTTGCGACAAATCCCAAGCTTATTTTATTTGATGAGCCCTTATCAGCCCTTGATGCAGTACTTAGAGAACAGATGCAGGCTGAAATTATGCAAATTATTGATGAACTAGATTGTCAGGCAATTTTTGTCACTCATGACCAAACAGAGGCGATGACAATGTCTGATCAAATTATTGTGATGGAGGCAGGCAGAATCGCACAAATAGGAACACCTGAGGAAATATATCTTGCGCCAGCAACTCCATATGTGGCTGATTTTATTGGTAAAGTGAATTGGTTTGAAAAAGGTAACTATATTGTGCGACCTGAGGGGGTTTCCAGAATACAACGCCCAGGAACAATTGCAAAGTTTGCAACAATCATAAAAAGCACCTTTGTTGGGGATCGTTATTTAGTGCAGGCAGAGGTAGAAGGTAAGCAATGGAGCTTTTATGAGGCACAGCCCATAGAGCATGGTATAAAACTTGAAGTGTTTATTGACAAAAAACAAATATATCAATTGGAGGGTTCACATTGAAGAGAAGAGGTTTAAAGCTTTTTGCGACTGCTGGTATTCTATTGACATTGGCATTAGCTGGGTGTGGTAACAAAGAAGTAGAGAAAACAGAGAAAGTAAGTGCACAGCCAAAAGAAGAGCAAATATTAACAGTATATTCAGCAGGTCCAGATGGATTAGCAGCAAATATTCAACAAGCATTTGAAGAAAAAACAGGTATAAAAGTAGAGATGTTTCAAGGGACAACAGGTAAAATTTTGTCACGATTAGAGGCAGAAAAAAATAATCCTGTAGCTGATGTTGTTGTACTGGCATCTGTCGCATCTATGGATGGCTTAAAGGAAACGTCACAGCTACAAAGCTATCAAGATGCTAAACAGGCAGAAAAAATCAATTCTGACTGGTCAGATGCTGAGGGCTATTATTATGGATACAGTGCTTCTGCATTAGGTATAGCTTATAACACAAAAAATACGCAAGAAGTACCGACAGATTGGTCAGATTTAGCAAAGGAACAATGGCAAAATAAAATCAATATACCCGATCCAAGCTTGTCAGGCTCTGCTGTAGATTTTCTATATGGCTATGCGCTGGCGGAAAAAAATGCTTGGAAAACGATGGGGCTATGGAAGAACAATGGCTTACAAGTAAATGGTGCGAATAAGGAAGCTTTAGATGCCGTCATAACAGGTGATAAAAATGCTACAATTGCAGGCGTAGATTATATGGCTTATAAGGCAAAAGCAGACGGCGAGCCAGTGGAAATTATGTATCCGAAAAGTGGAACAGTTGTTAGCCCAAGAGCAGTTGGTATTTTAAAGGATGCAAAGCATATTGAGGCTGCAAAAGAATACGTAGATTTTTTACTATCTGATGAGGGACAAAAGCTTGTAACAGATGCTTACTTACTGCCTGGCAACAAAGAAATACCTGTAAAAAATCGTGCTGCATTAGATGAGGTTCCACAGTTAACTGTGAATTGGAAAGGTGCAGAAGCAGACCAGCTTGAGATATTAACGAAATTTAATGATATGTTTCGTTAAGAAATAGGAGGAGGTTTTGCGCCTCCTTCAAGTTTTTGCATGGAAGGATGGAAACATCAATGATTATGGAAGGCAGACTCACTTTTGGTTTTTTACTGACAATAGTTGTCACATTTGCTATTGCTCCATTAATAGCTATTTTAGGTTACACCTTTTTGAAGGATGGGCAATTTGACATCTCACAAATCAATCGAATGCTGGAAGCTGAAAGAGTGTGGAGGACGCTTGGGAACTCCATGCTATTAGGGGTACTTGTAATAGTTGGAACAACCATTATTGCATTTCCAATGGCACTTATCAGAACGAAAACAAGTTTATATCGTTATGATTGGCTTGATATTATTTTAACCATTCCATTTATGACTCCTCCGTATATTGGTTCAATGGGATGGATTTTGTTTATGCAGCATAATGGCTTTCTTCAACAGCTATTTCCAAGCTCAGCCTGGTTAACGAAAACCTTCTTTTCTTTATTCGGTATGGTGATGATTATGAGCTTACATCTCTTTCCTTTTTTGTGTTTAATGTTGAAAAATACGCTCCTTCGTATTAATGGTTCCTTTTTAGATGCAGCACTCATTTTTGGACGAAGCCCCTGGAGAAATTGGACGAAAATCGTTTTACCTTTAGTGGTATCAAGCTATGTCTTAGGAAGTCTGCTAATTTTTATAAAAACACTTGCGGAATTTGGAACACCTGCCACTTTTGGAAGTCGAATTGGATTTCAAGTATTTACAACAGAAATTCATACTTACTTATCAAGATGGCCAGTAGACATTAGCATGGCGACATCCCTGTCTTTATTTTTACTCTCGGTTTGTCTTGTCATCTGGTATATTCAAAATCTTATTGGACGCAAACATACATATGGCGTTCTATCTGGTAAAACACCAGCAATGCGTGAGGTTAGGGATAAATGGTATATCAAATTAGGCTCATGGATGTTTGTGGGAGTTGTTCTTTTATTGTCAATCGGTATTCCTTACTTTTCCATTGTCGTAACATCTTTGCAAAAAGTAAGAGGAAATGGTTTGCAAGCAGGAAATTTTAGCTTTGCATCCTATCAAGAGATGTTTACAGGGGGAAGCGCTGGATTATCGGCATTTTTAAATAGTGTGATGTTTTCTGTTATAACGGCTGTTGTGACGGCTATTATTGGATTGTGTATCGCACTATATATTAAAAAGGGTGAAACGAAAAAGCAGCAAGTATTAGATTTCTTTAGTTTAATGCCTACTATTGTACCTGGAATTGTCTTTGTAGTTGGGTTAATCATGTTTTGGAATGCGCCATGGTTACCGGCAACTATATATAACACAAAGACAATGGTTGTTGTCACGTATTGTATTCTTTTCTTACCGTATTCTGTGCAATACACAAAATCCTCATTATCCCAAATAGATTCGTCAATCTTTCAATCAGCAGCTATTTTTGGACGAAGTAAATGGGATGTTTATCGACAGATTATAATTCCTTTATTAATGCAAGGAATTCTCGCTGGTATGATGATGACATTTATTATTTCCATGCGTGAGCTTGTAGCTGGATTATTAATTTTGCCTCCATCAGTGGAGACTGGGGCAACATTTATTTACAGTCAGTTCGAGCAAGGAAATGTTGGGGTGGGAATGGCTGTTGCAGTTATTACTGTGGTCATGACCGTTATTTTCATGTTTCTACTCGGGTGGCTGCAAAAGCGGGGAGGGCATGAGAATGCTTAATATCGAGATTTTAGGTGGAGTCGGTGAATATGGCCGTAATTGTTTTTATATTGAAAAAGAGAGGCGGGCTATTTTACTGGATTGTGGCGTGATGAACAATCCTCAAAAAACCTTGCCAAACTTAACAGAGGCCCACGTAGCAAAGCTTGAGGCAGTATTCATTTCCCATTCCCATATTGATCATGTAGGTGCTATTCCGTTACTCGAAAAGTGGGGATATAATGGGCCAATTATAATGAGTGATATGACGGCACAGCAACTAAAAATGACCTTTTCAAATATTAGTATTTTTCATCCAGAATCAATTGGAGAATGGATATTTGTGAATAAGGATGTAGCCTATCAGTGGGGGTATAGTGGACATCTTATTGGAAGCGTTTGGTATAAGATTCGTTTTTGGGGGAAGATGCTCTTTTACTCTGGCGATTATGTCACGGATTCTTATTTATTGAAGGCTACGCTGCCAGTAGCGGATGGGACGATTTATGATGTTGCATTTATCGACAGCGGTCATGTTGAAAAACAAATCAATAATTTTCAAACATTGCAGCAAATAATGGAATATATAAGCGTTCATCCAGAACAACCATTTATTTTTCCATCTTCATTTTCAGGAAAAACTGTCGATATTGCAGCCTACCTCCATCAACATACACAGCGAACCCTGCATATCGATCAGGATTTAATATCGCT
This genomic stretch from Lysinibacillus pakistanensis harbors:
- a CDS encoding ABC transporter substrate-binding protein — protein: MKRRGLKLFATAGILLTLALAGCGNKEVEKTEKVSAQPKEEQILTVYSAGPDGLAANIQQAFEEKTGIKVEMFQGTTGKILSRLEAEKNNPVADVVVLASVASMDGLKETSQLQSYQDAKQAEKINSDWSDAEGYYYGYSASALGIAYNTKNTQEVPTDWSDLAKEQWQNKINIPDPSLSGSAVDFLYGYALAEKNAWKTMGLWKNNGLQVNGANKEALDAVITGDKNATIAGVDYMAYKAKADGEPVEIMYPKSGTVVSPRAVGILKDAKHIEAAKEYVDFLLSDEGQKLVTDAYLLPGNKEIPVKNRAALDEVPQLTVNWKGAEADQLEILTKFNDMFR
- a CDS encoding ABC transporter permease, whose product is MIMEGRLTFGFLLTIVVTFAIAPLIAILGYTFLKDGQFDISQINRMLEAERVWRTLGNSMLLGVLVIVGTTIIAFPMALIRTKTSLYRYDWLDIILTIPFMTPPYIGSMGWILFMQHNGFLQQLFPSSAWLTKTFFSLFGMVMIMSLHLFPFLCLMLKNTLLRINGSFLDAALIFGRSPWRNWTKIVLPLVVSSYVLGSLLIFIKTLAEFGTPATFGSRIGFQVFTTEIHTYLSRWPVDISMATSLSLFLLSVCLVIWYIQNLIGRKHTYGVLSGKTPAMREVRDKWYIKLGSWMFVGVVLLLSIGIPYFSIVVTSLQKVRGNGLQAGNFSFASYQEMFTGGSAGLSAFLNSVMFSVITAVVTAIIGLCIALYIKKGETKKQQVLDFFSLMPTIVPGIVFVVGLIMFWNAPWLPATIYNTKTMVVVTYCILFLPYSVQYTKSSLSQIDSSIFQSAAIFGRSKWDVYRQIIIPLLMQGILAGMMMTFIISMRELVAGLLILPPSVETGATFIYSQFEQGNVGVGMAVAVITVVMTVIFMFLLGWLQKRGGHENA
- a CDS encoding MBL fold metallo-hydrolase, translated to MLNIEILGGVGEYGRNCFYIEKERRAILLDCGVMNNPQKTLPNLTEAHVAKLEAVFISHSHIDHVGAIPLLEKWGYNGPIIMSDMTAQQLKMTFSNISIFHPESIGEWIFVNKDVAYQWGYSGHLIGSVWYKIRFWGKMLFYSGDYVTDSYLLKATLPVADGTIYDVAFIDSGHVEKQINNFQTLQQIMEYISVHPEQPFIFPSSFSGKTVDIAAYLHQHTQRTLHIDQDLISLFEQYEKASENLLPTKGILPSFKQQCQTKSADIYFVPDRNASELLELLQKIPKAIVIFTGYWQKDNYKMMLSKTEYKEFFYKTHPDYHDILTLSKTIHAQTTIYFHSSFTNRETTLLQLLKNKKALT